One Microplitis demolitor isolate Queensland-Clemson2020A chromosome 2, iyMicDemo2.1a, whole genome shotgun sequence DNA segment encodes these proteins:
- the LOC103580248 gene encoding uncharacterized protein LOC103580248 produces MNKEEFGYTRRDPQVLRRAYDHPKPESLEGVSGRSAGGSGVGGTLTETGSAQANVQHRPAQETSVIRDTSKPPNVVEFHFKVSPNSVTKQDREMRTEQLTPLSSRDKSLIGGLSNLSIDKNVFEGSEDLPQVFQVKYLGSHDARGLWGIKHTRKPVDNMVEMAKSLPTGTVLPLMKLIVSTEGVTLVPYGRKISEANNNNSARKLYPIETISYGVQDLVYTRVFSMIVVRDTCNFRKVSPFECHGFVCESKYHARQMTYALATAFQIYSHAIKNVKDGKVGPGSGNKKFAIDLRTPEEIETELTRDSEA; encoded by the exons ATGAATAAAGAAGAATTCGGATACACCAGAAGGGACCCACAAGTCCTTCGACGTGCGTACGATCACCCTAAGCCCGAAAGTTTAGAAGGCGTGTCAGGACGAAGCGCAGGAGGTTCTGGAGTAGGAGGGACCTTAACGGAAACCGGAAGTGCCCAAGCTAACGTACAACATCGTCCAGCTCAAGAGACCTCAGTCATTCGTGACACTTCGAAGCCACCAAACGTCGTCGAGTTTCACTTTAAAGTTTCACCTAATTCTGTTAcc aaacaAGATCGTGAGATGAGAACAGAACAGCTGACGCCGCTGTCATCTAGGGACAAAAGTTTAATTGGCGGCTTATCAAATTTGTCGATAGACAAAAATGTCTTTGAAGGCTCTGAGGATTTACCGCAAGTGTTTCAAGTTAAATATCTGGGCTCACATGACGCACGTGGTCTCTGGGGGATAAAACACACGAGGAAACCTGTTGATAATATGGTAGAGATGGCCAAGTCTTTACCCACTGGCACAGTTTTGCCTCTGATGAAATTAATCGTCTCGACGGAAGGAGTTACTCTGGTTCCTTATGGTCGGAAAATTTCTGAagcgaataataataatagtgcgAGAAAATTGTATCCCATTGAGACGATATCCTATGGGGTTCAGGATCTGGTCTACACTCGGGTCTTCTCGATGATCGTCGTACGGGACACGTGTAATTTTCGTAAAGTTTCACCGTTTGAGTGCCACGGGTTTGTGTGCGAGTCGAAATATCACGCGAGGCAGATGACATATGCACTTGCCACTGCCTTTCAAATTTATTCCCACGCTATTAAGAATGTTAAAGATGGTAAAGTTGGACCGGGaagtggaaataaaaaattcgctATCGATCTCAGGACacctgaggaaattgaaactGAGTTGACAAGAGATTCTGAGgcttga